From a region of the Thermomicrobium roseum DSM 5159 genome:
- the lysX gene encoding lysine biosynthesis protein LysX has protein sequence MSAPRIGVLLSHVREEEKLLLRALSERGAEVVRLYDRQLVFDLTDERSWPQVDLVLDRCMAHSRGQVALRLFESAGVPTINRSQATAIADDKVLTTRLLAAAGIPTLRTLVAFDVESALAALERLGYPAVIKPVTGSWGRLLARVNSPAAARAVLQHKRSLGSFHHGVFYLQEYVDKPGRDVRVFVVGDRVVAASYRQADHWVTNVARGAVSYPCPVTPELADLALRAVQTIGLEIAGVDLVETADGLEVLEVNGGVEFKGLMRTTHIDVAGLIADYVLARATRGASPAIALSR, from the coding sequence GTGAGTGCACCGCGGATCGGTGTCTTGCTCTCGCATGTCCGGGAAGAGGAGAAGCTGCTCCTGCGTGCGCTCAGCGAGCGGGGAGCCGAGGTCGTGCGCCTCTACGACCGGCAGCTGGTCTTCGATTTGACGGACGAGCGGAGCTGGCCCCAGGTCGATCTGGTACTCGATCGCTGCATGGCGCATAGCCGGGGGCAGGTCGCGCTACGCCTCTTCGAGTCGGCTGGCGTCCCGACGATCAATCGGAGCCAGGCGACGGCGATCGCTGACGACAAGGTGCTGACCACGCGGTTGCTCGCAGCAGCTGGTATCCCGACCCTCCGCACGCTCGTCGCCTTCGACGTCGAGAGTGCGCTGGCAGCGCTGGAACGGCTCGGTTATCCAGCTGTCATCAAGCCGGTGACCGGTTCCTGGGGACGGCTCCTCGCTCGCGTCAACTCACCAGCGGCAGCCCGCGCCGTGCTGCAGCACAAGCGGTCGCTCGGCTCTTTCCACCACGGAGTCTTCTATCTCCAGGAATACGTGGACAAGCCGGGCCGCGACGTGCGCGTCTTCGTGGTCGGTGACCGGGTGGTGGCTGCTTCCTATCGTCAGGCCGACCACTGGGTGACCAATGTCGCTCGCGGGGCGGTTTCTTATCCCTGCCCTGTGACACCTGAACTCGCCGATCTCGCCTTGCGGGCTGTCCAGACGATCGGTTTGGAGATCGCCGGAGTCGATCTCGTCGAGACTGCCGACGGACTCGAGGTGCTGGAAGTCAATGGTGGTGTCGAGTTCAAGGGCCTGATGCGGACGACTCATATCGATGTCGCCGGTCTCATCGCCGATTACGTGCTCGCGCGGGCGACGCGAGGTGCGTCGCCCGCGATCGCATTGAGCCGGTGA
- the lysW gene encoding lysine biosynthesis protein LysW: MCPECGADLGLKDVEVGEIVSCPECGADLEVLSVDPLELGLAPAEEEDWGE; the protein is encoded by the coding sequence ATGTGCCCTGAGTGCGGTGCCGATCTCGGACTCAAGGATGTCGAGGTCGGGGAGATCGTCTCGTGCCCGGAATGCGGTGCTGATCTCGAGGTGCTCTCGGTCGACCCGCTCGAGCTCGGCTTGGCGCCGGCCGAGGAAGAGGACTGGGGCGAGTGA
- a CDS encoding ATP-grasp domain-containing protein, whose protein sequence is MRTVALLAERLRVEERLLQQAFAAVGWEAQLRDPNELAIPLTEEAIDLPAVALDRERATSEATALAALLAARGTVVVNRPATTRLLADRLAFLRHLVLAQIPTPPTLVAFGEAATFRAIEALGYPVYLKPLVVDLRMPIAYVEDPDAAEALVEHRRVLGDERAVLVQKVVAEPEAVRRLVIVGNELVAVVRGRGEEPLALEDLAPWRAVASALIGRLGSGVYTVDAVMTPSGMVVISAENLQAFRDLAELGVPVAERIAAFVLEQVRVGRSEDEGQR, encoded by the coding sequence ATGAGGACGGTTGCACTCCTCGCTGAGCGGTTGCGGGTCGAAGAGCGCCTCCTGCAGCAGGCGTTCGCCGCCGTGGGCTGGGAGGCACAGCTGCGCGATCCGAATGAGCTCGCCATCCCGCTCACCGAGGAGGCGATCGATCTTCCGGCGGTCGCGCTCGATCGTGAACGAGCGACGAGCGAGGCGACGGCGCTAGCGGCATTGCTCGCGGCGCGTGGCACGGTCGTCGTCAATCGCCCAGCCACGACTCGCTTGCTGGCGGACCGGTTGGCGTTTCTCCGGCATCTCGTGCTGGCGCAGATCCCCACGCCGCCAACGCTGGTCGCCTTCGGCGAGGCAGCGACCTTCCGCGCGATCGAGGCGCTCGGCTATCCGGTCTACCTCAAGCCACTCGTCGTCGATCTGCGCATGCCGATCGCCTACGTCGAGGACCCAGATGCTGCTGAGGCGCTGGTCGAGCATCGGCGCGTGCTCGGTGACGAACGTGCCGTGCTGGTCCAGAAGGTGGTCGCCGAGCCAGAGGCAGTGCGGCGACTGGTGATCGTGGGAAACGAACTCGTCGCGGTGGTGCGTGGACGGGGGGAAGAGCCGCTCGCGCTGGAAGACCTCGCCCCGTGGCGAGCAGTGGCGTCGGCGCTGATCGGTCGGCTGGGGAGCGGCGTCTACACGGTCGATGCCGTGATGACTCCATCTGGGATGGTGGTCATTTCGGCCGAGAATCTGCAGGCGTTCCGCGATCTCGCCGAGCTGGGTGTGCCGGTCGCAGAGCGGATCGCCGCGTTTGTCCTGGAGCAAGTACGCGTGGGGCGCTCGGAAGACGAGGGGCAGCGATGA
- a CDS encoding ABC transporter substrate-binding protein, with translation MPKGHPITRRQLLRRGAILAGGSVVLTGLLAACRGTTPEASPTAAPAPAGQATPTPMSVITPAQSPTPATTAKRGGTLRVAIIGEPPALDPQFTTATITANITWHMFEALFYRDKQFSPKPLLTESYEFTENNKVLTIKLRSNVKFHDGRPLTADDAIASLLRYSKLSGRGRNLFTRVANLDKVDTHTIRFEFKEPTGIALIYLAQVDSFIMPKDLAEAYPDKGLEQFIGTGPFKFKERLPDRYIALVRNEDYTPVDGGPDGYGGTKIPYFDEIRFIPVPEQAVRGDGLVTGEFDFAEQLSLDNYDAFKAEPNLALQVTLPYYFYGAHFNKSKESIMSNPKLRHALLAAVDVEPVARAGFSRPEFYRLYSSQSAPETPWHTDGGAEYYNQRNPEKAKQLLAEAGYDGRPIRWLSTKEYSYNYNMALVLKQQLEAIGVTIDLQVMDWATLVKTRSQRDAWDIFITGHESYQHPVLQPYMNPTWPGFWENAQRDQLVQQLMGETDETRIKELARELDRVWWEDAVMIKVCEGATLRGYTKKLQGYANLPDWFFWNCWFA, from the coding sequence ATGCCGAAGGGTCATCCCATCACCCGACGCCAGTTGCTGCGCCGCGGGGCTATCCTGGCTGGGGGCAGCGTCGTGCTCACTGGCCTTCTGGCAGCGTGCCGGGGCACCACGCCGGAAGCGTCACCCACCGCAGCACCAGCGCCTGCCGGGCAAGCGACTCCGACACCGATGAGCGTGATCACTCCTGCTCAATCTCCGACACCCGCTACCACTGCCAAACGCGGTGGAACGCTCCGGGTCGCCATCATCGGCGAACCGCCGGCACTCGACCCGCAGTTCACCACTGCGACTATTACAGCGAACATTACCTGGCATATGTTCGAGGCTCTGTTCTATCGGGACAAGCAATTCTCTCCGAAGCCTCTTCTCACCGAGTCGTATGAATTCACGGAGAACAACAAAGTTTTGACGATCAAACTCCGATCGAACGTGAAGTTTCATGACGGGCGGCCACTCACTGCGGACGATGCGATCGCTTCGCTCCTTCGGTACTCGAAACTCTCGGGACGCGGGCGCAATCTCTTCACCCGTGTCGCCAATCTCGACAAGGTCGACACGCACACGATTCGGTTCGAGTTCAAAGAGCCAACCGGGATTGCGCTGATCTACTTGGCCCAGGTCGATTCCTTCATCATGCCGAAGGATCTTGCTGAAGCCTACCCGGACAAGGGTTTGGAGCAATTCATCGGAACGGGGCCCTTCAAGTTCAAGGAACGCTTGCCGGACCGCTACATCGCGCTCGTCCGCAACGAAGACTACACGCCTGTCGATGGCGGCCCTGATGGATACGGTGGCACGAAGATTCCCTACTTCGACGAGATCCGATTCATCCCTGTTCCCGAGCAAGCCGTTCGAGGTGACGGACTCGTCACTGGCGAATTCGATTTTGCCGAGCAGCTCAGCCTCGACAACTACGATGCGTTCAAGGCAGAACCGAACCTGGCGCTCCAAGTCACGCTGCCCTACTATTTTTATGGTGCACACTTCAATAAGTCGAAGGAAAGCATCATGTCCAACCCGAAGTTGCGCCACGCGCTTCTCGCAGCAGTCGATGTCGAGCCGGTTGCTCGAGCGGGATTCTCGCGTCCCGAGTTCTATCGTCTCTACTCCAGTCAGTCGGCACCGGAAACTCCCTGGCATACCGACGGCGGAGCGGAGTATTACAACCAGCGCAATCCCGAAAAGGCAAAGCAGCTGCTCGCCGAAGCAGGATACGACGGTCGTCCGATTCGCTGGCTGTCGACGAAGGAGTACTCGTACAACTACAACATGGCTCTCGTCTTGAAGCAGCAGCTGGAAGCGATCGGCGTGACGATCGATTTGCAAGTCATGGACTGGGCGACGCTCGTCAAAACCCGCAGCCAGCGTGATGCCTGGGATATCTTCATCACCGGTCATGAGTCGTACCAACATCCAGTTCTCCAACCCTACATGAACCCGACGTGGCCTGGTTTTTGGGAAAATGCGCAGCGGGATCAGCTGGTCCAGCAGCTCATGGGAGAGACGGACGAGACGCGAATCAAAGAACTGGCTCGCGAACTCGACCGCGTTTGGTGGGAGGACGCGGTGATGATCAAGGTTTGCGAAGGAGCGACACTCCGGGGATATACGAAGAAACTACAGGGGTACGCGAATCTGCCGGATTGGTTCTTCTGGAACTGCTGGTTCGCCTGA
- a CDS encoding ABC transporter permease encodes MTTTASTPRIVGAAFRTRRSPARRLVMLIRRYPGGVLGISLLAVVLFVALFAGQLTDKSPLSVDPINRLSPPMPGHPFGTDNFGRDVYARTLYGARTSLLAGFGVAIVALLGGIVFGLLAGYYRRLDTVLMRIMDAVMAFPGIILAIGIVAARGPSLTNVIIALGFIFIPRVARVVRSIVLAVREYQFVEAARTLGASDVRILLRHVFPNAWSVVAIQGTFIFAEGVLGEATLSFLGVGPPPEFPSWGNILGEARLYIREAPWLMFLPGVALTLTVLSLNLIGDAVRDALDPRSRRRVA; translated from the coding sequence GTGACCACAACAGCGTCGACACCGAGGATCGTGGGGGCAGCATTCCGCACCCGCCGGTCACCAGCACGCCGACTCGTCATGCTGATCCGGCGGTATCCTGGTGGAGTTCTCGGTATCTCGCTACTCGCCGTGGTCCTCTTCGTCGCCCTTTTCGCTGGCCAATTGACCGACAAGAGTCCGTTGAGCGTCGATCCGATCAATCGTTTGAGTCCGCCCATGCCAGGGCATCCCTTCGGAACCGACAACTTCGGCCGAGACGTCTATGCCCGTACGCTCTATGGAGCACGCACGTCGCTGCTCGCTGGCTTCGGTGTCGCGATCGTCGCTCTGCTGGGTGGAATCGTTTTTGGATTACTGGCAGGGTACTATCGACGGCTCGACACCGTTCTCATGCGCATCATGGACGCGGTGATGGCCTTCCCGGGCATCATCCTCGCTATCGGTATCGTCGCAGCACGCGGTCCCAGTCTCACCAACGTCATTATCGCGCTCGGTTTCATCTTCATCCCCCGAGTAGCACGTGTCGTCCGCAGTATCGTCCTCGCTGTCCGCGAGTATCAATTTGTCGAAGCTGCCCGTACCCTCGGTGCAAGCGACGTACGCATTTTGCTCCGTCATGTTTTTCCTAATGCTTGGTCAGTGGTCGCTATCCAGGGAACGTTCATTTTCGCTGAGGGGGTGCTCGGCGAAGCGACACTCAGCTTTTTGGGCGTCGGGCCTCCACCGGAGTTCCCGAGCTGGGGAAATATTCTCGGAGAAGCTCGGCTGTACATCCGCGAGGCACCCTGGCTCATGTTCCTGCCTGGCGTCGCCCTTACACTGACCGTTTTGTCACTGAATCTCATCGGTGACGCGGTTCGTGATGCTCTCGATCCGAGAAGTCGCCGGCGCGTGGCGTAA
- a CDS encoding helix-turn-helix transcriptional regulator yields MRQTTIAPDRPSTRDQLLTLLKKSEGLTADQLARRLGITSMAVRKHLIALERDGLITTSLQRRRIGRPARLYRLSERADALFPQQYDTMLSDVLHDLETLDGPAKVELVLHRRVQRLGEQLAERLERTPTLRDRVRYLAETLDALGYYTSWEQLDSETFRLCQYHCPIRRVAAEFPATCEAEAELYRVLLRAQVERRCHLATGDACCSYLIRAPEIAAAE; encoded by the coding sequence ATGCGCCAAACCACTATCGCACCCGATCGGCCCTCTACACGCGATCAGCTCCTCACCTTGCTCAAGAAGAGCGAAGGGTTGACTGCCGACCAGCTCGCACGTCGACTCGGGATCACCTCGATGGCCGTGCGCAAGCACCTCATCGCGCTGGAACGCGACGGCCTCATCACCACATCGCTCCAGCGCCGCAGGATCGGGCGCCCCGCTCGCCTCTACCGCCTGAGCGAGCGTGCTGATGCGCTCTTTCCTCAGCAGTACGACACGATGCTCAGTGACGTCCTCCACGATCTCGAGACGCTCGATGGGCCGGCCAAGGTCGAACTGGTCCTGCACCGCCGGGTGCAACGGCTGGGCGAGCAACTCGCCGAACGACTCGAGCGGACTCCCACCTTGCGCGATCGCGTCCGGTATTTGGCCGAAACGCTCGATGCCCTCGGTTACTACACCAGTTGGGAACAGCTGGACAGCGAGACATTCCGTCTCTGTCAGTACCACTGTCCGATCCGGCGGGTCGCCGCTGAGTTTCCGGCAACCTGCGAGGCAGAAGCGGAGTTGTATCGCGTCTTGCTCCGAGCTCAGGTGGAACGCCGGTGTCACTTGGCGACTGGTGACGCCTGTTGCTCCTACCTGATCCGCGCACCGGAGATCGCTGCCGCGGAGTGA
- a CDS encoding heavy metal translocating P-type ATPase — protein sequence MAESVRSADEQQRWTTLILPVAELDCAECAQHVEQALRTVPGVLDVEGFPVARKVAVVLDPTRVDRVAIERALARAGYTVGSEPAEDTQRTWRRVALLSGVAVAVVLGVVVAELAGLVERANQVIPWPIWLLGIAIGGWPVFRDVARASWQRRVTAHTLMTIGALAAMVVGAWAAAAIVVLFMRLGSALEEVTGRQAGRALRELAALAPQLARVERDGSELEVPAGSVAPGEIVLVRTGEAIPVDGTVLEGTALVDEAALTGEPLPRAVAAGDPVYAATVVRSGSLRIRATAEAAGSTFARIVRLVEAAEGQAGRLQRVADRFSGWYLPVVVAVALLTLILRRDALAVAAVLVVSCSCAFALATPMAFVATIGRAARRGVLIKGGAILERLARADILLLDKTGTLTLGRPMVTDVVPVAGRCSVEELLSLAAAAEHAATHPLAEALRLAARERGVALVRPEWSVVDPGIGVRARVAGRSIRVRAPLQEEASVPEIAAFQEEGKTVVIVERDGEAIGIVAFADELRPGIAEAIAELRRSGFRTIELLTGDHERAAEALARPLGIGWRARLLPEDKLAIVAAYQAQGHVVVMVGDGINDAPALAQADVGIAMGQLGTALAAETADVVLLREDWALIPETIRAARRALRTAWVNLAGTALYNLVGLSLAALGLLPPTLAATAQVVPDVFILGNSARLGFGKR from the coding sequence ATGGCCGAGTCGGTGCGCTCCGCTGACGAACAGCAGCGCTGGACGACCCTCATTCTCCCGGTGGCGGAGCTGGATTGCGCGGAGTGCGCGCAGCACGTCGAGCAGGCGCTCCGGACGGTGCCGGGCGTCCTCGATGTCGAGGGTTTCCCGGTCGCTCGCAAGGTCGCTGTGGTGCTCGATCCCACGCGAGTTGACCGGGTCGCGATCGAGCGCGCGCTGGCTCGCGCCGGCTACACCGTCGGCAGCGAGCCGGCGGAGGACACGCAGCGGACATGGCGCCGGGTCGCGCTGCTGAGCGGTGTCGCGGTCGCGGTCGTGCTGGGAGTCGTCGTCGCCGAGCTTGCCGGCCTGGTGGAGCGCGCGAACCAGGTGATTCCTTGGCCGATCTGGCTACTCGGGATCGCGATCGGCGGCTGGCCGGTTTTCCGGGACGTGGCGCGTGCGAGCTGGCAACGGCGCGTCACCGCCCATACCTTGATGACCATCGGTGCGCTCGCCGCGATGGTGGTCGGTGCGTGGGCGGCCGCTGCCATCGTCGTTCTGTTCATGAGGCTCGGTTCGGCGCTCGAAGAAGTGACAGGTCGGCAGGCTGGCCGGGCTCTGCGAGAACTCGCGGCACTCGCGCCGCAACTGGCACGTGTGGAGCGTGATGGAAGCGAGCTCGAGGTTCCTGCCGGAAGCGTCGCACCGGGGGAGATCGTGCTCGTCCGCACCGGTGAAGCGATTCCAGTCGACGGGACCGTGCTGGAGGGGACAGCGCTCGTCGATGAGGCGGCACTGACCGGAGAACCGCTGCCCCGTGCGGTCGCCGCGGGTGACCCAGTCTATGCAGCGACGGTCGTGCGCTCGGGATCGCTGCGGATCCGCGCGACAGCGGAAGCGGCCGGCTCGACCTTCGCGCGGATCGTCCGACTGGTCGAGGCAGCGGAGGGGCAGGCTGGGCGATTGCAACGAGTGGCCGACCGCTTCTCCGGCTGGTACCTCCCGGTCGTGGTCGCAGTGGCGCTGCTGACCTTGATCCTACGCCGGGACGCGTTGGCGGTCGCTGCTGTTCTCGTCGTGTCCTGCTCCTGTGCGTTCGCGCTGGCGACGCCGATGGCGTTCGTGGCGACGATCGGTCGAGCGGCGCGTCGCGGTGTCCTGATCAAGGGTGGAGCGATTCTCGAGCGCCTAGCCCGTGCTGATATCCTCCTCCTGGACAAGACCGGCACGCTCACGCTCGGTCGCCCGATGGTGACCGACGTGGTGCCGGTGGCCGGTCGCTGCTCGGTGGAAGAACTCTTGAGTCTGGCAGCAGCAGCTGAACACGCTGCGACGCATCCGCTCGCCGAAGCCCTGCGCCTCGCTGCGCGCGAGCGGGGAGTCGCTCTGGTGCGGCCCGAGTGGTCGGTGGTCGATCCAGGCATCGGAGTTCGGGCGCGCGTGGCTGGTCGGTCGATCCGGGTGCGGGCACCGCTCCAGGAGGAGGCTTCGGTGCCGGAGATCGCCGCGTTCCAGGAAGAAGGGAAGACAGTCGTCATCGTCGAGCGCGATGGGGAAGCGATCGGGATCGTCGCGTTCGCTGACGAGCTCCGACCGGGGATCGCTGAGGCAATTGCTGAGCTACGTCGCTCGGGATTCCGGACCATCGAACTCCTCACGGGCGATCATGAGCGAGCAGCGGAAGCACTCGCGCGACCACTGGGGATCGGTTGGCGGGCTCGTCTCTTGCCCGAAGACAAGCTGGCGATCGTCGCGGCGTACCAGGCGCAGGGGCATGTGGTGGTGATGGTTGGCGACGGTATCAACGATGCGCCAGCGCTGGCCCAGGCCGATGTCGGGATCGCGATGGGGCAGCTGGGTACGGCCTTGGCAGCTGAAACAGCGGATGTGGTGCTCTTGCGCGAGGACTGGGCACTCATCCCCGAGACGATCCGCGCTGCCCGACGAGCCCTGCGGACTGCGTGGGTGAATCTGGCCGGAACGGCACTCTATAATCTGGTCGGATTGAGCCTCGCAGCCTTGGGTCTGCTACCGCCGACGCTCGCGGCAACGGCACAGGTCGTGCCGGACGTCTTCATCCTGGGCAACAGTGCCCGATTGGGTTTCGGGAAGCGATGA
- a CDS encoding ArsR/SmtB family transcription factor, with protein MVDRRQLEIKAKLFRGFADPSRLAILEVLRSAPATVGEIAASTGQGLSNVSNHLRCLRDCGLVVRQRDGQRVRYSLSDQRVAALLELAERVLAESATGVASCPRYDRVEEHPEVGDGRVGALR; from the coding sequence ATGGTCGACCGGCGACAGTTGGAAATCAAGGCCAAACTCTTTCGCGGATTCGCTGATCCGAGCCGTCTGGCCATCCTCGAAGTCCTCCGGTCGGCACCGGCGACGGTGGGAGAAATCGCTGCCTCGACGGGTCAGGGACTCTCCAACGTCTCCAATCATCTTCGCTGCTTGCGTGACTGCGGACTGGTCGTGCGCCAGCGAGACGGGCAGCGGGTCCGCTACAGCTTGAGCGACCAGCGCGTGGCGGCGCTCCTGGAACTGGCGGAACGGGTGCTCGCGGAGAGCGCCACCGGAGTCGCTTCCTGCCCGCGTTACGATCGGGTCGAAGAGCATCCGGAGGTTGGCGATGGCCGAGTCGGTGCGCTCCGCTGA
- a CDS encoding ABC transporter permease — MTAYIVRRLLLAIPVMLLVATATFLLLHMTPGDPVAVLLGPDATTEQIAELRRELGLNDPIYIQYGRWLAGAVRGDLGQSIFLNKPVTIAIFERLAPTAQLSILASLVAIVIGLSLGILSAVRHGTALDLGAMLIAMIGISMPTFWLGLNLIFIFAVSFRLLPPQGYQPLHEGLWDNLSRMILPAITLGAGQGAFLARITRSVVLETLREDYVRTARAKGLSERRVLVGHVLRNGLIPITTVIGLTFAILMGGAVVTEQVFNIPGIGRLLIQAVLRRDFPLIQGIVLFIAFVYVLINLLIDILYAFLDPRIRYAE; from the coding sequence ATGACGGCATATATCGTGCGGCGACTGCTTCTCGCCATCCCGGTCATGTTGCTCGTGGCAACGGCAACGTTTCTCTTGTTGCACATGACGCCGGGCGATCCCGTCGCTGTCCTGCTCGGCCCGGACGCGACGACGGAACAGATCGCCGAGTTACGACGCGAGCTCGGCTTGAACGATCCCATTTACATCCAGTACGGTCGCTGGTTGGCTGGAGCGGTGCGCGGCGACCTCGGCCAGAGCATTTTCCTCAATAAGCCAGTCACCATAGCCATCTTTGAGCGCCTCGCACCGACCGCCCAGCTCAGTATCCTCGCCTCGCTCGTGGCCATCGTCATCGGCCTCTCGCTCGGCATCCTGTCAGCCGTTCGCCACGGCACAGCGCTCGATCTCGGCGCGATGCTCATCGCCATGATCGGTATTTCGATGCCCACATTCTGGCTGGGCCTCAACCTCATATTCATCTTCGCTGTTTCGTTCCGCCTGCTTCCACCACAGGGCTATCAACCACTCCACGAGGGACTCTGGGATAATTTGAGCCGCATGATTCTGCCAGCGATCACCCTCGGCGCCGGGCAGGGTGCTTTTCTGGCTCGGATCACCCGCTCGGTCGTGCTCGAAACGCTCCGAGAGGACTACGTTCGTACGGCCCGAGCCAAAGGTCTCAGTGAACGGCGCGTCCTTGTCGGACACGTGCTGAGAAATGGTCTGATCCCGATCACCACGGTCATCGGCCTCACTTTCGCTATCCTGATGGGTGGAGCAGTGGTAACAGAACAGGTATTCAATATTCCAGGAATCGGGCGCCTTCTCATCCAGGCAGTGCTGAGACGTGACTTTCCGCTCATCCAAGGCATTGTTTTATTCATCGCATTCGTTTATGTCTTGATAAATCTCCTGATCGATATTCTCTACGCCTTTCTCGATCCGCGTATCCGGTACGCTGAGTGA
- a CDS encoding [LysW]-lysine hydrolase, with protein sequence MTTELAVEAAAFLEAFLRIPSLSGQEAAAVEWLCSRMSQFGYAAGPDEAGNAVGTRGSGPRELMLLGHIDTVPGRIPVRQVDGLLYGRGAVDAKGPLAAFVLAGARAQLPPGIRLTVVGAVEEEVMSSRGANWLVEHHSRPDAVIIGEPSGWDGVVLGYKGSVAIEYRIVRPSAHAAGPSTTAAEDAVAFWNALVAWCEEQNTGRTREFDRVTPTLLSIVTNGDGLTEQAWLRANLRLPPGFPPEKAVAAAQRLAGAGDVVTTVNAAGFRVEKRSPLVSAFLSAIREVGGEPKLKVKTGTSDMNIVGPAWGCPIVAYGPGDSRLDHTPNEHIAIEEFLRGIMVLERVIERVAAQIVGGRWGDES encoded by the coding sequence ATGACCACCGAACTCGCTGTCGAGGCGGCTGCATTTCTCGAAGCGTTCCTCCGGATCCCGAGTTTGTCGGGGCAGGAAGCTGCTGCCGTCGAGTGGCTCTGCTCGCGCATGAGCCAGTTCGGCTATGCAGCAGGACCCGATGAGGCTGGGAACGCGGTCGGTACCCGCGGAAGCGGGCCGCGCGAGTTGATGCTCCTGGGACATATCGATACCGTGCCCGGTCGCATACCGGTGCGCCAGGTCGATGGCTTGCTCTACGGCCGCGGAGCAGTCGATGCCAAGGGACCGCTGGCCGCCTTCGTGCTGGCGGGGGCACGAGCGCAGCTGCCGCCCGGCATCCGCTTGACGGTCGTCGGCGCGGTCGAGGAAGAGGTGATGAGTTCGCGGGGCGCCAACTGGCTGGTCGAGCACCATTCCCGTCCCGATGCCGTCATCATCGGCGAGCCGAGTGGATGGGACGGTGTCGTCCTTGGTTACAAGGGCTCGGTCGCGATCGAGTACCGCATCGTGCGACCGTCAGCGCATGCTGCTGGACCGAGCACGACCGCCGCGGAGGATGCGGTGGCGTTCTGGAATGCACTGGTCGCCTGGTGCGAGGAGCAGAATACCGGGCGCACACGCGAGTTCGACCGGGTGACGCCGACCCTCTTGAGCATCGTGACCAACGGGGATGGCCTGACCGAGCAGGCCTGGCTGCGTGCGAATCTCCGCTTGCCACCCGGCTTTCCGCCCGAGAAGGCGGTCGCCGCGGCCCAGCGACTAGCTGGTGCCGGTGACGTCGTCACGACGGTCAATGCAGCGGGATTTCGCGTCGAAAAGCGTTCGCCGCTCGTCTCCGCCTTTCTCTCGGCGATCCGCGAGGTCGGCGGCGAGCCGAAGCTCAAGGTGAAGACGGGAACGTCGGACATGAACATCGTCGGGCCGGCGTGGGGGTGCCCGATCGTCGCCTATGGTCCTGGCGACTCGCGGCTGGACCACACGCCGAACGAGCATATCGCGATCGAGGAGTTCCTGCGCGGGATCATGGTCCTAGAGCGGGTGATCGAACGCGTGGCAGCCCAGATCGTGGGTGGGCGATGGGGGGACGAGTCGTGA